A window of Gambusia affinis linkage group LG03, SWU_Gaff_1.0, whole genome shotgun sequence contains these coding sequences:
- the tesca gene encoding tescalcin a, with product MGATQTHSEYQYENMVGKTGFSIEQIKNLHMRFQQLSGNEKTLRREHLKNIPTLADNPIRTEIIEAFFDKRNQHNNELGSYEEIGFEEFLMVMSHFRPPSIKTSAEERVAMRKQKVCFLFNMHDTDGDGKITLEEYRKAVEELLSESGSIGQEGARAIADAAMLEVASTNMPNMGPDDVYEGITLEHFEQILKNLEMESRMYVRFLDMNTANLRCGK from the exons ATGGgagccacacaaacacactccgAGTACCAATACGAGAACATGGTGGGGAAAACTGGAT tttcaATCGAGCAGATTAAAAACCTGCACATGCGATTTCAGCAGCTGAGTGGAAATGAAAAAACACTAAG AAGAGAACACCTGAAGAATATACCAACTCTGGCCGATAACCCCATCAGAACGGAAATTATTGAGGCGTTCTTTGATAAAAG GAACCAGCATAATAATGAGTTGGGATCATATGAGGAAATCGGCTTTGAGGAGTTCCTAATGGTTATGTCCCACTTCCGTCCTCCAAGTATTAAAACATCAGCGGAGGAGAGGGTGGCAATGAGAAAACAGAAGGTTTGCt tccTGTTCAACATGCACGACACCGACGGTGATGGCAAAATTACGCTGGAGGAGTACAGAAAG GCTGTCGAGGAACTTCTTTCGGAAAGTGGGTCCATCGGGCAGGAAGGTGCTCGGGCGATAGCAGATGCTGCCATGCTGGAGGTGGCGAGCACAAATATGCCCAACATG GGCCCGGATGACGTCTACGAAGGAATTACATTGGAACATTTTGAACAG ATTCTAAAAAACCTTGAAATGGAGTCCAGGATGTATGTTCGCTTTCTGGATATGAACACCGCTAATCTGCGTTGTGGAAAATAA